One window of Myxococcales bacterium genomic DNA carries:
- a CDS encoding transposase, which produces MDGLEALRKENAELRKQSEALRAQVAQLIAELARLNERVSELLAVAQRKQRKAPAPGAAAPPVAPPVVEGEARRAFEDRPKAPDKPAIEPPPKKKARPTGRKPIPGHLEAEEHELRPDACGECGGAALDVVDELVEEKLHVVKEHQRRRVVRRYTCRCRACGERTTLRSLPAPYERSKVTCEWLAWLVYQKFWLLTPLDRIRRDLAERGIPVAMSTLVTFIERAADLLSGVDGLHWKQLLAGSWMATDGTGLKVIIKKLPPRTTAMWSSIETTRSRSSSTGPTRAARSSPRSSGPSRHPHRRCRASLQ; this is translated from the coding sequence GTGGACGGCCTGGAAGCGCTGCGCAAGGAGAATGCAGAGCTCCGCAAGCAGAGCGAGGCCCTCCGCGCGCAAGTCGCGCAGCTCATCGCCGAGCTCGCACGGCTCAACGAGCGCGTCTCGGAGCTGCTCGCCGTAGCACAGCGTAAGCAGCGAAAGGCTCCTGCCCCCGGCGCTGCAGCGCCGCCCGTTGCTCCGCCCGTCGTCGAGGGAGAAGCCCGGCGCGCTTTCGAGGATCGCCCCAAGGCCCCCGACAAGCCCGCCATCGAGCCTCCGCCGAAGAAGAAGGCGAGGCCCACGGGGCGCAAGCCGATCCCCGGCCACCTCGAAGCCGAAGAGCACGAGCTCCGCCCCGATGCGTGCGGCGAGTGCGGCGGCGCTGCCCTGGACGTTGTCGACGAGCTCGTCGAGGAGAAGCTCCACGTCGTCAAGGAGCACCAGCGCCGGCGCGTGGTTCGTCGCTACACGTGTCGCTGCCGCGCGTGTGGCGAGCGCACGACGCTGCGCTCTCTGCCTGCGCCCTACGAGCGCTCGAAGGTCACGTGCGAGTGGCTCGCGTGGCTCGTCTACCAGAAGTTCTGGCTACTCACTCCGCTCGACCGCATTCGGCGTGACCTCGCCGAGCGCGGCATTCCCGTCGCGATGAGCACGCTCGTGACTTTCATCGAGCGCGCTGCCGACCTGCTGTCGGGTGTCGACGGCTTGCACTGGAAGCAGCTGCTCGCCGGCTCCTGGATGGCCACCGACGGCACCGGGTTGAAGGTCATCATCAAGAAGCTCCCGCCGCGCACAACGGCTATGTGGAGCTCTATCGAAACCACGAGGTCGCGGTCTTCCAGTACAGGCCCGACAAGAGCGGCCAGGTCGTCGCCGCGAAGCTCAGGCCCTTCGAGGCACCCTCACCGCCGATGCCGAGCATCGCTTCAATGA
- the tnpB gene encoding IS66 family insertion sequence element accessory protein TnpB, producing MRVFVAVAPLDMRGSFDALAGAVRGMGLDPVDGHLYLFLNKRRRIAKALWFDGSGWCVLAKRLEAGSFQLPLLDGDKPQVVIDGSAFASLLAGIDFTAARRGWYRRPRFEKARKGIDTDLQV from the coding sequence GTGCGCGTGTTCGTGGCGGTGGCCCCGCTCGACATGCGCGGCTCCTTCGACGCTCTCGCCGGCGCCGTGCGCGGCATGGGGCTCGATCCGGTCGACGGCCACTTGTATCTCTTCCTCAACAAGCGCAGGCGGATCGCGAAGGCTCTGTGGTTCGACGGGTCGGGCTGGTGTGTTCTCGCCAAGCGGCTCGAGGCTGGGAGTTTTCAGCTTCCGCTGCTGGACGGCGACAAACCGCAGGTGGTGATCGACGGCTCGGCGTTCGCCTCGCTGCTGGCCGGGATCGACTTCACAGCGGCGCGGCGCGGCTGGTACCGGCGGCCTCGATTCGAAAAAGCACGCAAGGGGATCGACACGGATCTCCAAGTATGA
- a CDS encoding BrnT family toxin, which yields MQFEWDDAKAAANFEKHGVSFEEASTAFGDPLSVTIGDPSHSIEEHRFVLIGVTFSGNLVVVVHAERDENTRLISARLATRRERHDYEAG from the coding sequence ATGCAGTTCGAGTGGGACGACGCCAAGGCTGCCGCCAACTTCGAGAAGCACGGCGTTTCTTTCGAGGAGGCATCGACGGCGTTCGGCGACCCCCTCTCGGTCACCATCGGTGACCCCTCGCACTCGATCGAGGAGCACCGATTCGTCCTCATTGGGGTGACCTTCTCCGGGAATCTGGTGGTCGTCGTCCACGCCGAGCGGGACGAGAACACCCGTCTCATCAGTGCTAGACTGGCCACACGTCGAGAGCGTCATGACTACGAAGCGGGATGA
- a CDS encoding addiction module protein, translated as MSSDELLSAVLALPRAERAKLAQDLLRSLDESQDADLDAVWAVEIARRAREVSVGTVKPVDLEVARERIANRLKARRAQR; from the coding sequence GTGAGTTCCGACGAGTTGCTCTCCGCCGTGCTCGCTCTACCGCGAGCAGAACGAGCCAAGCTGGCTCAGGACTTGCTCCGTAGTCTGGACGAGTCGCAAGACGCCGATCTCGACGCCGTTTGGGCCGTGGAGATCGCGCGCCGTGCACGTGAGGTTTCTGTGGGGACAGTGAAACCCGTCGATCTCGAAGTTGCCCGTGAGCGGATCGCCAATCGTCTCAAAGCGCGTCGTGCTCAGCGTTAA
- a CDS encoding transposase: protein MDRYIGLDVHANSCTVAVVGPSGRRLGTQVVETNGAAIIEAIRAIARPRHVCLEEGTQSAWLYEVLSAHADELVVIQESQRNQGQKSDKRDAFALADGLRLGKYACRVFKAPRQYSRLRALAHTYEMIRGDVARTKNRIKAVYRSRGIATQGKRV from the coding sequence ATGGATAGGTACATCGGTCTGGATGTGCATGCCAACAGCTGCACGGTGGCGGTGGTGGGACCGAGCGGGCGCAGGCTTGGCACGCAGGTGGTGGAGACGAACGGGGCGGCGATCATCGAGGCAATCCGTGCCATCGCGCGGCCTCGACACGTCTGCCTCGAGGAGGGAACCCAGAGCGCGTGGCTCTACGAGGTTCTGTCGGCGCACGCTGACGAGCTCGTGGTGATTCAGGAGAGTCAGCGCAACCAAGGGCAAAAGAGCGACAAGCGAGATGCCTTCGCGTTGGCGGATGGGCTTCGGCTCGGCAAGTACGCCTGCCGGGTGTTCAAGGCGCCGCGGCAGTACTCGCGGCTTCGAGCACTGGCTCACACCTACGAGATGATTCGCGGGGACGTTGCACGGACGAAGAATCGCATCAAGGCCGTGTACCGGTCGCGTGGGATCGCGACCCAAGGAAAGCGAGTCTAA
- a CDS encoding type II toxin-antitoxin system RelE/ParE family toxin, whose product MATVVTAPEADRQLEAIDDWWRFNRQAAPNLFFEEFRAAVASLDAMPRLGRRIAHPDVPFLRRTLLRATRYQVYYVTDGDMVMILAVWSAVRGAGPDLGQVTFHGAA is encoded by the coding sequence ATGGCGACCGTCGTCACGGCGCCTGAAGCCGACCGCCAACTCGAGGCCATCGACGATTGGTGGCGCTTCAATCGCCAAGCGGCACCCAATCTATTTTTCGAGGAATTCCGCGCAGCGGTTGCAAGTCTGGACGCCATGCCGCGTCTCGGGCGCCGCATCGCGCACCCGGACGTACCGTTCCTTCGCCGCACACTGCTCCGCGCAACTCGCTATCAGGTCTACTATGTAACCGACGGCGACATGGTCATGATCCTCGCCGTCTGGAGCGCCGTGCGGGGCGCCGGTCCCGATCTGGGTCAGGTCACATTTCACGGAGCCGCCTAA
- a CDS encoding IS110 family transposase, producing MQKSLDEFAAFIGLDWADKKHDVCLSVPGNEGLEREVVPHRPAALEAWIARLRERFAGAPVAVAVELEEGPIVSALLEHDFIVVCPVRPGTVAGYRKTFVPSNAKDDPTDAELILELLLRHPEKLPPLKRESAPMRQLRRLVAERRAFVEDRVRITNRITAALKAYYPQVLGWFRDKWTDVFIDFIERWPTLQDAQRARRETVVAFFHGHNVRQKAVIDRRLEELHSERPLTTDAGAIEPARFMVQLLLPQLRAVCAAIEQFDVRIATLAQSLPDFELFDSLPGAGPALAPRLLTAFGERRERFPTAAAVQKCMGIAPVTERSGNKSWVHWRYACTKFLRQTFVEWTEQTIPRSFWAKAFYEKQRAKGSSHNAAVRSLAFKWIRIIHRCWLDRTRYDESRYLTALQKRGSPLLAFAVQQAQ from the coding sequence ATGCAGAAAAGTCTCGACGAATTTGCCGCATTCATCGGGTTGGACTGGGCCGACAAGAAGCACGATGTCTGCCTCAGTGTCCCTGGCAACGAGGGTCTGGAGCGCGAGGTCGTTCCTCACCGCCCGGCCGCTCTTGAAGCGTGGATTGCTCGACTCCGTGAGCGCTTCGCCGGTGCCCCGGTCGCCGTGGCCGTCGAGCTCGAGGAAGGCCCGATCGTCTCGGCCTTGCTCGAGCACGACTTCATCGTCGTCTGCCCGGTGAGGCCCGGCACCGTCGCCGGCTACCGCAAGACCTTCGTGCCCAGCAACGCAAAGGACGACCCCACCGACGCAGAGCTGATCCTGGAGCTGCTGCTGCGCCATCCGGAGAAGCTTCCGCCACTCAAACGGGAAAGCGCTCCCATGCGACAGCTCCGCCGTCTCGTCGCCGAACGCCGCGCCTTCGTCGAGGACCGGGTGCGCATCACCAACCGCATCACGGCTGCACTCAAGGCCTATTACCCGCAGGTTCTGGGCTGGTTTCGCGACAAGTGGACCGACGTGTTCATCGACTTCATCGAGCGCTGGCCGACCCTCCAGGACGCCCAGAGAGCTCGCCGCGAGACCGTGGTCGCGTTCTTCCACGGCCACAACGTTCGACAGAAGGCCGTCATCGACCGCCGCCTCGAAGAGCTCCACAGCGAACGGCCGCTCACGACCGACGCTGGTGCCATCGAGCCCGCTCGGTTCATGGTCCAGCTCCTTCTGCCGCAGCTCCGTGCCGTCTGCGCCGCCATCGAGCAGTTCGACGTCAGGATCGCGACCTTGGCCCAGTCGCTGCCCGACTTCGAGCTCTTCGACTCGCTCCCTGGAGCCGGTCCTGCGCTGGCTCCTCGACTGCTGACTGCCTTCGGCGAGCGTCGCGAGCGGTTCCCCACCGCCGCTGCCGTCCAGAAGTGCATGGGCATCGCGCCGGTCACCGAGCGCAGCGGGAACAAGAGCTGGGTCCATTGGCGCTACGCCTGCACCAAGTTCCTCCGCCAAACCTTCGTCGAGTGGACCGAGCAGACCATTCCGCGCTCGTTTTGGGCCAAGGCCTTCTACGAGAAGCAGCGCGCCAAGGGCTCGTCACACAACGCCGCAGTCCGCTCCCTCGCTTTCAAATGGATCCGAATCATTCACCGCTGCTGGCTCGACCGAACCCGCTACGACGAATCACGCTACCTGACCGCACTCCAAAAGCGTGGCTCCCCCCTGCTCGCGTTTGCGGTGCAGCAAGCTCAGTAG
- a CDS encoding type II toxin-antitoxin system RelE/ParE family toxin, whose protein sequence is MLSVKLHPEAEEELFQDAAWYDDQRSGLGDAFLEEVYRWFDIISGAPQVWPLWPGIPGEVSPPIQRVVADRFPYKIAYQELADHVLVVAVAHSSREPLYWAARITQ, encoded by the coding sequence GTGCTCAGCGTTAAGCTCCATCCCGAAGCCGAAGAGGAGCTCTTTCAGGACGCTGCTTGGTACGACGACCAGCGCAGTGGTCTGGGCGACGCTTTCCTGGAAGAGGTCTACAGGTGGTTCGACATCATTTCGGGGGCGCCGCAGGTTTGGCCGCTCTGGCCGGGAATCCCAGGCGAGGTATCTCCGCCGATTCAACGCGTAGTTGCGGATCGGTTTCCCTACAAGATCGCGTACCAAGAGCTCGCCGACCATGTCTTGGTTGTCGCGGTCGCGCACAGCAGTCGTGAGCCGTTGTACTGGGCAGCTCGGATCACGCAGTGA